The following are from one region of the Bactrocera oleae isolate idBacOlea1 chromosome 6, idBacOlea1, whole genome shotgun sequence genome:
- the LOC106616407 gene encoding LOW QUALITY PROTEIN: histone H3-like (The sequence of the model RefSeq protein was modified relative to this genomic sequence to represent the inferred CDS: inserted 1 base in 1 codon) — MARTKQTARKSTXGKAPRKQLATKVARKSAPATGSVKKPHRYRPGTVALREICCYQKSTELLIRKLLFQRLVREIAQDFKTDLRFQNSAVMALQEASEAYLVGLFEDTNLCAIHAKRVTIMPKDIQLARRIRGERA; from the exons atggctcgtacaaaacaaacagcccgtaaatcga gtggtaaagccccacgtaaacaattggcaaccaaagtagctcgtaaaagtgctccggCAACTGGTAGCGTTAAGAAACCGCATCGATATCGTCctggtacagtggcattacgtgaaatttgttgttaccaaaaaagtactgaactattaatccgcaaattactatttcaacgtttagtacgagaaatcgctcaagatttcaaaacagatttacgtttccaaaattctgctgttatggctctccAAGAAGCAAGTGaggcatatttggtcggtttgtttgaggatacaaatttgtgcgccattcacgcaaagcgtgtcacaattatgcctaaagatattcaattagccagacgtattcgcggagaacgtgcttaa